Proteins encoded in a region of the Carassius auratus strain Wakin chromosome 21, ASM336829v1, whole genome shotgun sequence genome:
- the LOC113038349 gene encoding transcription initiation factor TFIID subunit 9-like isoform X2 translates to MASPKTVPKDAQVMMQILKDMGITEYEPRVINQMLEFTYRYVTTIIEDAKIYSTHAKKSNVDADDVRLAIQCRVDQSFTSPPPRDFLLDIARQKNQTPLPLIKPYTGPRLPPDRYCLTTPNYRLKSLQKKVSSSAGRITVPRLSVGAVSSRPSTPTLGTPSVQTVGTKVGTPVSLTGQRFTVQIPSSQAASVKSVQNVLINPSLIGSKNILITTNMVSQNSSSDSSSLKRKHEDEDDYDAL, encoded by the exons ATGGCGTCTCCGAAAACGGTGCCTAAAGATGCACAG GTTATGATGCAGATTCTTAAGGACATGGGGATCACGGAGTACGAGCCCAGAGTGATCAATCAAATGCTGGAGTTTACATACA gatACGTGACAACTATTATTGAAGATGCAAAAATTTATTCCACCCATGCCAAGAAGTCCAATGTGGATGCAGATGATGTAAGGTTAGCAATCCAGTGTCGAGTGGATCAGTCATTCACATCTCCTCCACCACGAGAT TTTCTGTTGGATATTGCAAGACAGAAGAACCAAACTCCTTTGCCCTTGATCAAACCATACACAGGCCCACGTCTTCCACCAGACCGCTACTGTCTCACCACACCAAACTACAGACTGAAGTCCTTGCAGAAAAAG GTGTCTTCGTCTGCGGGCAGGATAACAGTGCCACGGTTAAGTGTGGGGGCAGTGTCCAGTAGGCCAAGCACTCCAACTCTTG GTACGCCATCAGTGCAGACTGTGGGAACTAAAGTGGGGACGCCAGTGTCACTGACCGGCCAGCGCTTTACAGTTCAGATTCCCTCCTCACAGGCTGCCTCTGTCAAATCag TTCAAAACGTCCTCATCAACCCCTCTCTCATTGGCTCCAAGAACATCCTCATTACTACCAATATGGTGTCCCAGAACTCCTCTAGTGACTCATCCTCTCTTAAGAGGAAGCATGAAGATGAGGATGACTATGATGCTTTGTGA
- the LOC113038349 gene encoding transcription initiation factor TFIID subunit 9-like isoform X1 — MASPKTVPKDAQVMMQILKDMGITEYEPRVINQMLEFTYRYVTTIIEDAKIYSTHAKKSNVDADDVRLAIQCRVDQSFTSPPPRDFLLDIARQKNQTPLPLIKPYTGPRLPPDRYCLTTPNYRLKSLQKKVSSSAGRITVPRLSVGAVSSRPSTPTLGTPSVQTVGTKVGTPVSLTGQRFTVQIPSSQAASVKSATPTTPTVQNVLINPSLIGSKNILITTNMVSQNSSSDSSSLKRKHEDEDDYDAL; from the exons ATGGCGTCTCCGAAAACGGTGCCTAAAGATGCACAG GTTATGATGCAGATTCTTAAGGACATGGGGATCACGGAGTACGAGCCCAGAGTGATCAATCAAATGCTGGAGTTTACATACA gatACGTGACAACTATTATTGAAGATGCAAAAATTTATTCCACCCATGCCAAGAAGTCCAATGTGGATGCAGATGATGTAAGGTTAGCAATCCAGTGTCGAGTGGATCAGTCATTCACATCTCCTCCACCACGAGAT TTTCTGTTGGATATTGCAAGACAGAAGAACCAAACTCCTTTGCCCTTGATCAAACCATACACAGGCCCACGTCTTCCACCAGACCGCTACTGTCTCACCACACCAAACTACAGACTGAAGTCCTTGCAGAAAAAG GTGTCTTCGTCTGCGGGCAGGATAACAGTGCCACGGTTAAGTGTGGGGGCAGTGTCCAGTAGGCCAAGCACTCCAACTCTTG GTACGCCATCAGTGCAGACTGTGGGAACTAAAGTGGGGACGCCAGTGTCACTGACCGGCCAGCGCTTTACAGTTCAGATTCCCTCCTCACAGGCTGCCTCTGTCAAATCag CTACTCCTACTACTCCCACAGTTCAAAACGTCCTCATCAACCCCTCTCTCATTGGCTCCAAGAACATCCTCATTACTACCAATATGGTGTCCCAGAACTCCTCTAGTGACTCATCCTCTCTTAAGAGGAAGCATGAAGATGAGGATGACTATGATGCTTTGTGA